The genomic segment TTGGAACGTAGACCCATCAATTTGGTCTCCAATCTCAGCCTGTCTGGTGACATATCACACATTGTGGTTACCCACTGGAGTTATGACTTTCAATTGTCCGGAGTGTCACTTCCTTGTCTCAATGGCATTGGGGAACAGGCTGTGGCGGGGTTGTGACAGTGGGTTGGGCTTTGACAACAGTGAATACCACAGCTCTGAAGCAGCTGTCAGACCAGTAGGAAAGCCTAGGTCTTCAATGGAGCCACTTCAGATTTTTGCCATTAACCACATCACGAATGGTATGTTTGAGAGGGAAATTTGACTTCGAAAGCCCCATATCAGTAAGGAGCATGGCTTTGTAAACAAAATTCTGTTCCAACTATTATTTTTTCCCCCTATAAGGAGGAAGGGAAAGGGGTATTTTCAACAACATAAATGTTCCTGCTGGACTTTCCTTCTCCATTAAGTCTGCTCTAATAAAAGTCATTGGACGTAAGGAATTTGTTTGTCCTAACCTTTGCATACACCAGGATTCTATATGTGCAATTTGGATGAATAATGGCCAGAACACAAGGCATTCTTTCTATAAAAATGGTAAGAGCTGACCGAGCTAATCATGCAATTTTGTAACGGCAGCTAAGTACTCCACTGGTGGCAACAATTATTGAACATTGCCAAATTATCCATATTTCAAAGATTTTGCATAACTGTTGCACAAGTAAAGAATCAAAACATGAAACACATCTTAATACATAGGTATCTTCCACAGGCAATATTTCAAATACCACAGTAATGCACAAAAATTAAATGTATTTCTAGTAAAATAGTGCACTTCATATTAGTGCTATAGGAATATATATGGCATATTGTTGCCGTCGAGTCATTTAGATACCTTATCGACTACGCTTAAAAGTTTTCTATATAAATCAGTGTTTCAGCAGCTTCAATAAAATTACCCAAGTtgtcttaaaaacaaaaattatGGTACACAATGTTAATCTGTAAACGGAAATCATCCCCTTTTAGCTTTTTGCTTCAGGTTTCAGCTCCAGTTTTCAAGCGGTTAGTGTTATAATGCGTTAGCTTTTAAATTCAAGGTACAGTGCTATTTTACATTTGGTCACATTAAGATGTCCACATCCCCTTCATGGTCTTCCTCTGCCACCTTCACAGAGAGCACTTCCTCATTCAAAAATAAGCCACTCAGCCTCTCTTTCCTTGCTTGTCGCTGCTCTTTCAACTGACGCTTCCGCATGGCTTTCTGTTGCAGCTTACGCTGTTTGGATCGTTTCTGTCAAACAACGGGGAGGGGTTGGGTTGAGAAAGGGTAGAAATAAAGAGTTGTCACGCCACACTCACccgttttattatttttttcttaaaaGAGTTGTCGGTTATGTCAGCCAAAATGTGCTCGATGGTCTGAGTTTATTAGTAGTGCAAGCATTAGAGATTGTACATTGTACGTGTTTTTTGATTGCCCTTCATTTTATATTAATTTAAggcaataaaaaagcagagtatttcaTTTATAAAATCTCCTTTGCACTGTCAGTAAAATGGATAGTCCAGTGAGGCAGACAATAGTCGGACAAGATGCTGCTTTAAGCCAATTCTTGTGTGTTGCACCACACAACTCATCAGTACTTCAGATAGCAGACCCCCCATGTGTTCTTCTTCCAAAAGAAGTTGATAAACAAGTTTGCTTTCTCCATCCAAAGGAGACCAGGAAGTGCTATCACTACCTAGGAGTGCAGTGTTTTGTTTGTCGTGACATTGGCATATGTGTTCGCACTTGGTGTCAAAGGGAGCAGGTGCTGATTCAGATTTTTGAGGTAACAAATTTCATCACAACATTCCTGATTCATCTTCATTGCATTATTTGTGCAGAGAGAAAGAACCTGTGGAAACACAGATTTTCTGACTTGCTCATGTTCACCCTTTTCACTTAGCGATAAATTaaacaattgtctctgatttagAGATATTGCAGTccaattaaaagttttaaataagTGAGTCGGGATCATTTGCAATTTTCCCCACTGCACTGATGTGTGAGACGTGCTACGAAACATTAAATAATTCTGGTCAGAACCTGCACAGTTTTGTACCCTGCACTGATCAGCCcggcaaaaaaaaagacaaaatgtACATTACATACAGTACCAGTGAAAATCAGAAGCGCACACAACTCACAAGCAACAGCTAAACTTGTAAATATGATCGTTTCCAATTAACGAACACCTTACCTTTGAGTCTCTTATTCTCTCAGCTGCACTCGTGGAAAGGTTACTGTCGCTGTGTGCCCGGCTCATGTTGGCACTTGAAGCAGACGCTGAGTTAGAGCCACTGGATCCAGTACTGCTGACTGAGCTTAccatgctgccactgctgctactggccCCACTCAAACCGCTCACCCCACAGCCAGCGTAACTACCTCTCCTCCAGCTTTCACGCACAGACCGCTGGCGGGCACCATGCTCTTTGATGTAATTTCTGACCTAAATGGGATACAGCACGTCAGTTGGGGCAGGTCACCCAGCGCTTTCCACCATGAGCATGCACGGCATTTACGTTTCCTTTGCCTAACCGGCTGCGGCATGTGAAGAGTCAATAGCCTCACTTTACAAGTAGGGTTGCCAGTTTTTCCTGTCATCCCagcccagcaaaaaaaaaaaatcaactgaatgacttgtttttgtttcaatttcaCATGCTGAAACAACAATACGGGTGCCATTTTAAACATCAATGGCAAATCTGTGGGTtgactgctttttaaaaatcatgcTGCAAATGTTTTACAGTACTTAAAAGAAAAACTCTTCAAAATAAAAATGATGACGTTCAGCTTCGGTTCGGAACCATGAGCTAGTTAATTTTGTGTTACTTCCTGCAGGTCCACACAACCTACAATCCGCTCCCCCCACCTGCTCACTTCCTTCGAATGCCCGCCACTGAGGGAATATGCGGTTTGCTCTTACAACTTTAATAAAGAAAGCTTTCCAAATCATCAGATGACATAGGCAGAGTGTCATCTGGCACCCAAGTAAACCCTCTAGGAAAGAGAGCAAAAACTGCTTCAATCCTTTATCAAACATTAACCTTAGTATATGCACAACTATAGCAACAACCCGATGTACCAATCCACAATACAAGCAAAATATTCAAAGCTACTTGACCCTCATACTGCAGACAGTAACTTGAGAAAACTTCATTCTAAGACAGGAGTATGCAAAGCACGTCTTCTAACACCATATCCAATCTACTTGTATGCACATGTGCTGTTGAATTGTGATTTAAAGGGAATTTTTTAAGTATATGATCAATGCACATCTAATGTTGCAGAGCAACTCTGCTATCATTGTCATACAACTGCCAGGGTGCTATAAGGCAAGTAAGATAGACCTTGATCTTTTTTCCTTTAGCAATCCCAATGTACCTATGCAACAATGGCTCCAGCAACTCAGTAATTTTAGGAGCAATGGTATGATGCTAGATGACTAATGACATTGTTCTGGATTGTGCAGCATCTTATTAAGACTCAGTCATTAACATGGTCTTTTTCTGCTTCAGCTTCAGGTGAAAGTTGGTGCAGTTAGATCAGTGTACTCAGGTAATGCAGAGGACTAAATGATATTTTCAAAGGTTCCTTCAAAAATGAATGCCAAAGTTAGATTATTGCAACAAATCAGGTTTGTTAAGGTAATTGTGATTGTATACTGAAATGTACCATTTGCATTCGCTTATTAACAGGAAGTTTAATTCTAAATAGTGAGCGAAAGTAGAAAATCGACAATGAGCACTTGAAACTTAAATTTATATTACAGAATTGACAACTGCCGTAGAAAAAAAACTACGCATATGTCAAATACAAGCAAGCTGCCATCTTTATACAGAAGTAAGAAACTGTATCGATACAATGATATTAATTCTCACATACAGGGATATACTTTTATCTTGGCTTTTATAATATACAATTAAATTTGGTCTTGAGATTTACCTGCTTTAGCTTTTCATCTGTCAGACAGTTGAGCTCAATTATAAATTCACTGTCTGTAGGCGAAATCTGAGCATTTGGGTCAATAATTTTAATAATGTCCAGCTGCTCCCGTAGACCCATTTCTGTACTGACTTTACGGCTCAGGTATTCAATATATTCAACCTTAAACAAGCAGAAACAATAAGCAGGTAAGCATTTAGTCATCTGCAATTAATATAAATTGTTCAATATATGTTCTATTTACATTCAGTTATGTAACAACAGATTTCTTTTTTATGACTTATTTTCTTTTCTCATTAAGCTTGTGAATTCTAAATCAATTCTGGGAACTGGCTAATAGGTGAATACAACGTTGATTAGTTACATGACCAGTGCCTAGATAATAAAAACAGGCAAGGACTTCATTCATGGCTTTAAGTCGCTAAATAACAAATATCCCCCAAATCAGTTTAGCTGTAGATTTGGTGCAAACGTTTCAACTTGATAAAAGCTATCAAGATATGCTagagaatgctgcactggtcACTAAAATGTGAAATTAACGTATTTTCTAAGCAGGATAGTATTTTGCAAGCAGGATATTGTGGAAATTTGAGATTGGAGCTACAGCGATCAGTAAGCAATCTCTACCCCATAAACACACAGCACACAAATTTCTAcaaaaaatgaaatttaaaaaggaGATAGATAATATTGTTACCAGTGCAATATTCTAGTATGCATCGCTTCTTCTATTTTATCGTTCAGGCTTCAAGGACAGAGGGGGCGCTGGTGTTGGCAGGAGAAAAGAGAAGTCCAATGATTGGGGTATATAGACCACAGAATTGCTTTGTGCTGGCCTGCGAATGATGCCTGCTCCCTAACTTTGGGACTCATTTACACAAGACAAGTGAACCGCAGATGCCTCCTGAACTTTTccactaaaaaaaaattatttctatAGTGTCTTCCATGatctcaggacttcccaaagtgctttacagccaatgaagtacgaTAGAAGTTTAatcgctgttgtaatgtgggaaatactGCAAGTTATTTGCAAACAACAATATGCTGATGATCAaacaatctgtttttttttaagttatggGATAAAAtgctggccaggacactgggagaacttgCTTGCTCTTGAAAGTCATGCAACTTTCAGACTTAAATAACTGATTTTTTTTAGTGCAACTAAAGCCCACTTCAACAACGATTTTGATTTTGAAAACCCACAATTCCTAACGCTCTAGGAAACTATATAATTGTATAAAAATGACAATATTTGTGCAAGAACAATATTTTGAATTCTGTTGATGAGTTTTAGACAGTAATCAGTATTTTTCACCATTCAAATGCTAAGTGGCTAGAATCTGTTTCAGACTGAATCTGTTATTAAATCTTCAGCACTGCAATTTTTACTATAAGTTATCTTTCTTCCTTGCCAGGGCCAATATTGTTTCCTTGAGCAACAAGCCTTACAAATACAATTCAGTTGCagacttaaaaacagaaaatactggaaaaaaaaACTAGGCAGGTCTGGGGCAGCACCTGTGGTGAGAGGAATAGAGTTAAacttttgagtccgtatgactcttcttcagagtcacatggactcaaaatgttaactctgttcctctctccacagatgctgccagacttgctgagtttttccagcattttctgttttaatttcagatttccagtattttgcttttaccttggaTGCAGACTTGCTGGGACAGTCATTCAACAATTTTAAAAAGCTGAACTGAAATCTTCAAGACATACCGTAAGAATTGATCATTTTTATTATAAAATTTGGAGGCAGTGCAATTGGAAATGCATTAGTCTATTAAAGAATCTGGCTGGTCCAAATGCTGTAAGTCAACATTGAGATCACTTAATTTAAATTACTGGATAATTCCATTTTAATACAAAAACCATTTTGTATAAACAAAGGTACACGGTGGAAAATTTCCACTAAAGAACTTTTCCAAGTGCAGAGGATATACAAAATAGGGgaactccaaatttaaaaatgaaaaaaattataAGCTGAAGCCTATAGTGGttcaaaatatatatatttaaatataaaGAATTTTATACAAAgtgatttttttatttaaaaatggaattaTCCAGTaattcaaactttaaaaaaaacttaagtaCAGGGAGGATTACAGtgctaacaaaaaaaaaatcaaattatccAGTAATTTAAATGAAGTGATCTCAGATTGATGTCAAACTGATGTCAATAAATGACCACTTGCAATAATTATAATAACCTACAGATAGTATAGTGATTATGTCACTACACTAGTAACCTTACACTAATGATCAGGAGGTGAGAGtcaaattccaccatagcagctgggggaattcaaattcaatttatTAGATACATTTGGAAGAAAATGCTAGATCAGTAATGGCGATCATGAAGCCaccttaaaaaaatgttttacctaatgtcctttacggaaggaaacctgccatacttatccagtctggcctttttggtgactccagaccaacagcaatgtggttgagtcttaattgccctctgaaatggcctagtaagtcattcagttgtattcaaggaggcggctcatcaccaccttctcaatggctgttagggacaggcaataaatgctggacttaccagtgaagcccgcatcaccatgaatgaataagaaaaaaaaaatgaaaacacgTATCTCTCACGTGATCACTTTATAGTAATGAAGCCAATTTCAGAATAGATTAAGCACAAAAGAAAAAATGGTCCCCAAAAGGCCCAAGGTTCCCACATACACCTAGACTACTTTTTTTATTTGACAGAGTTGACAGCAGCAATGTCTCATTACCGCCCCCTCACTTGCATAAATCAATTTTAATAAGTTCAAATGTGCAAATGCACAATTGAACAACAGTCTTTTGGCAGAAATCTTAAATATTTCCATCAAGAAAATCTAATTACATGACTGCATTTGTGGTGTTGACATGGAAAATAAAATGCTATAATACAAATCTTCTATCGTCATACTTTATGTATTTTTGAACCAGTATTTCTATAAAGGATATGAAGTGGCATAGATTGTTTTAGTCAACTGATATTGTTGCAAATTTCTAGTTCATGTGTTTCAGTATATAATTTTTAGTTTTagaaattaaaagtttaattgtAGAAAATGGGAGAAATGCAATTAAAGCAAGCTTGAAGTCTATTACACCTAAATGTTTGGGGCCATGTTGCCTTAAGAGGTCAATTAGGTTAGGTCATAAAACAGCAGGCGGGCTTACTTAGATAAAGAACTGGTGACATTATGTCTGCAGTTTTTGCAACTAAGGCAGTCCAGGAGATGTTTTGTTTGGGAGTTGGAGCTAAATTGGTTTAAATGCATTCACTGAACCCTGAAAAGTTGTGAAACTCATTTACTTCATAGATCAAAGAAGAAATTGTAACTGAGGGATAATTAACCCAAAGGTTGGTTTGAGGACATTCCAGAACAGGCTACGTTgttatggagatgggtggagcttatgGAAGTTGTCTGGTTTTAATTTATCAGGGCGTTTGCTGTGAGTTCGTTATAGCTTGAAACTGGTGCATGCAGTTTGCAGTTCACTGAGAGAAGAAAGCCAAAGTAAATGACAATTAGGTAGATCTGCTCTGTAAGCAGAGTAAAAAAATAACTTCATCATTAGCTATGTGAATGTGGGTGAAATGCCATCTCAGTTTGAATTTTTGTGAGGGATCAGAATCTGGAAGATTGCCTAGTTTGAAACAAGTGGGAGAATTGAGAGTGGGTCTCCAAGGAGTCTTGTGCTAAAGAAAACAATAAGCAGATTAGTTTGGAAGTATTGGAAAAGTAACCAGGACAAGGGACTGAGGCATTGGCAGTAGTGATGGTAAATGAAAGTTTTATCTCTGAGAATAGCTGGAGGTGACATGAATTCTCCAGAGGACTGTGGTATACTTACGGTTGGTCCCTACAGaagtaaataattttaaaattgatgtggCTTACAAGAGAATTCTTGGGAGTAGTAAATTGGAGTACATAACATACGTAGTTATAAACCATATtgttaagttaatagtgcttgTTTTAAGTCCTTCATATACAATAAaatgtgtttttgttttaaaaaagtgaAATCATGTGGCATGTTGGTTAAATCAAGGTGTTCAGATTTCTCCAAGTGTTAACAGCCCCTGACAGGATAGTAACAATGTACAGCCAGTTCAATGTAGCGTATAACCCAGTAAAACATGCACTAAACAATAAATTTCAAAATGGAAATCAACGCCCCCAAATACCTGCTCATCATTAGACATTGCGCTCCAAGGAAGTTCATCCAAGCTTCTGTGCTGTTTGCTTCTTCGCTTCAGAACAGGGCAAGGAGAACTCGGAATGCTGGGAACTACATCGGACAAGACGTCACTTCCACTTGCAAAATCACTGCCAGGCAGcttgaaaaggaaacagaaaCCCTTAAGATCAAATTAATACGAGATAGCCACAAAGCACTGATACATAAAAATGTGCAGTCAGGAGTTCATGTTTACAATTAAGAATGGTGCCAGCATTTAGGTTTAATGCACTTCATCTAGGAAGCAATAATAAACTCAACTAATGGCAAAATTACGATTGGTTTACTCATTGCAGATTGTGCATGGAGTCAAAAGAGTAATTTTTGAAGCATTTCAACTTTACAGGTCAGCAAGAAGGCTAAGCTTAAGGTGCAAAAACCTTGGGCAATTTACAGGAACATGCTCAATAAATAATACCATAGTCACGGGTCATTGACAGTTTGCCACATCCAGAGTAAAAGGCCATTACTTTGTAAAAGGCAGCATGGATGACATCCCCATGCCCTCATCCATTTCTTGAAGACGTTGATTCCTCATTGGGTTACAGTTGCCACAGGTGGCAATGTAGCACTAATTTAGTCACTGCATCAAAATATTCCATGCTCCAATAACCATGGGAAACCATCTCCTCGGACCTCCCCACAGTGGTGAACATTCTAAGTTTTTAGTTATTCTCTTAGTTGATCTCTTGGTTACTGATTTGCCAACAAATGCAACCATTctttcactgcccactccctcaaAACCTAAAGAAATTCTTGTAGACATCTCTTCGCCCCCTTTATGAAAAAGGATCAATTTTTCAAGTCTTTCTTCATAGCTTTAACTTCTCATTCTGGATAACACTTTAGGGAATCGTTGCTTAATCTTTTCTGTAGCTGCAAAATCTTCAGATACTGTAATTGTtgtgcat from the Carcharodon carcharias isolate sCarCar2 chromosome 9, sCarCar2.pri, whole genome shotgun sequence genome contains:
- the fam199x gene encoding protein FAM199X; this encodes MSDDLYGKFLAPDEPFPLLPQRGHTSDVASLDISDFGCQLSSCHRTDPLRRLHTNRWNLTSCGTSVASSECSEELFSSVSCGDQEDCYSLLDDQEFTQNASFDLFPEGSVCSDVSSSISTYWDWSDSEFEWQLPGSDFASGSDVLSDVVPSIPSSPCPVLKRRSKQHRSLDELPWSAMSNDEQVEYIEYLSRKVSTEMGLREQLDIIKIIDPNAQISPTDSEFIIELNCLTDEKLKQVRNYIKEHGARQRSVRESWRRGSYAGCGVSGLSGASSSSGSMVSSVSSTGSSGSNSASASSANMSRAHSDSNLSTSAAERIRDSKKRSKQRKLQQKAMRKRQLKEQRQARKERLSGLFLNEEVLSVKVAEEDHEGDVDILM